In the genome of Stomoxys calcitrans chromosome 4, idStoCalc2.1, whole genome shotgun sequence, the window cccactttcgggaccatcgaaatatggggctcaaatgaagatatttgacagtagaatacaaatctggtatccaattgtgggaccatgtatttagggtacAGCCCCTACCCCATAACACctcccaaagagtaaaaatttaccaaccatggcaataaataactcaaatgaaaggtatttgagattaaaaatcgaattcaataaccaattttgtggccaaatatttgggggacgcctcattccaTAAACTCTCATTAAacaaatgtcaatatggggtttaaataaatggtatttgaaagtagaatctgtaccgatctgagtcaaattgacgaaggatgtcgaagagcataacacaactcactgtcccaaatttaatcaaaatcggataataaatgctgcttttattggcctaagaccctaaatcggaggatcggtctatatggcagctatatccaaatctggaccgatctatgccaaattaagcaaggatattgaagggcctaacataactcactatctcaaatttcagcaaaagcggataagaaatgtggcttttatgggcctaagactctaaatcggcggatcggtctatatgggggctaaatcaagatttagtccgatatagcccatcttcgaacataacctgcttattgacaaaaaaaaatcatctttgcaaagtttcagctcaatatctctatttttgaagactgtagcgtgatttccaacagacagacggacggacatgtctagatcgtcttagatttttacgctgatcaagaatatatatactttatagggtcggaaatggatatttcaatatgttgcaaacggaatgacaaaatgaatatacccccgtccttcgatggtgggtataaaaagaatcttcGCAatgttaatatctctatttttaaagactgtagcgttatttcaactgacagacggatgaaaaaagctagatcgtctttaatttttacaacgatcaagaatatatatactttatggggtcggaaatggatatttcgatgtgttgcaagtgggacgacaaaatgaatatacccctatccttcggtggagggctttaaaataattgaatcaattaatttattaattgataatttcataaatttcaattaattaaaaaaattaatgaaaaaaataatctggattcaattaaaaaaattattgctacaattaattttttaattgaaaacattttaatttcaattaagtttttaattgaaaaaattttcgagtttttttttgtgtgtgaatTCCTTAAAATACTTAACCTCCTCAAATCTTATCTTGGTAATGAGTTTGCAGAAGATATGCGCTACTTGAGCGTTGCCTTGGAAAAACAATCAATCATTTGACAATAGGCACTAATTGAGAAACAATACTTGATGTATACAATTATGGAGAAACGTAATAGGCAGGACATCTTCACATCATATTTAAAAGCAATACAAAATagataattttaattataaCTAAAAAGTTAACCAATattcagaagctcaagaatctgAACGAGTAAAAACGTTTTAAGTTCGACggtaccgaactttggatacccaccaccatggaaataataatcatcctattttgttataactccactaccatatctatAGTTATATATAAACAGGGAATGGTCTCGATCAGAAAACTTATGTACAAATtacaatttcatcgaaatcaggctttttatgggattaagaccctaaattggaagatcgatctatatggcagctatatctaaatcatattttggtcggatgacgggaggcttaaaataactcgctaaatcaaattttagcgaaatctgggcttcaggcccttaaaaggcagatcggtctatataacagcgatatccaaataaagtccgatctgaaccacatttaagtCGAATCTCGAgggggcttaaaacaactcaatttttaaaaaattttattaaaatttgcccAAGCAAAGGAAATGAATGCATTACTTTACATTCTTATTTAGATTAAGTGACAAAAAATACAATTCGGAAATCACCATCACCAAAGCAAATCATCACATCATCAAATCATCCAATCATATGGCATAAATCATGTTTCATCATTAAGTTAATTTTCACACAACGACATACACAGTCTAATTGGCAAACTCCAAATACACTCTACCCACATCCATTCCATATCTAACACTCATGTGTCATAAATGACATAATGTGTTATACTGGCCAAAAGGCGTTTGGTTAACAACTTTTAATGGATCAGAACAGACAAGAACACCACACACTACCACAAGAATATTCGAACAAAttggaaatttgaaaaaaaaaaaaaaataatttttgctatGCTAATTTAAACTCATGTAATGTAATATGTAtaaaaccttttcccttcctttgTGTCACATTGTTACCACATCTCTCACCGCGCAGACTAGGCCACCATTCCAGGTATGATTTTTTGCTCTGAAATCATCTTCTTCAACTTTTGATTTCTTCTTCGGTTATCATGTGGACGCTTTTTTCATGGcatactttgattttttttccttaCTTTGGAGTACATcaaatatttttctgttttcCATTTCGATTGTTGAAACATTAGTAAAGtaagcaaatttttaaattaagttcAACAAAAGACAGCTATGAATGTATATGTGTGTATGGTATAGTATATTCGTACTAATTTTAATGATAGTCGTCCTAATGGCTTTTTTAAAAAGtatttaagcattttttttaatgaaattaacaAAATCTTGAGAGAGATATACATATAACAGAAGCATCCTTAAGaaagttgtatttttttaaaaagaatttttatctttaatttaattgaacTTCAACTTTTGTTTGCAGTTGAATATTCACCGTTTCAAGGTCATTGCCCGTTTTGGCCTCATGCATGTGGTGGCCACTAACATATGTGTCTGGATACGCACCCTGGTCAAGGAATCCCTGCTTGAAATTACTTTGTATCATCAACGTCGTGAATCCGATCCCAATGAGTCTTCAATAGGTCAATCTATACGTCAGCATGCCTTACGTCACGCCGGCACTGTGTTGCGCACCCACTATGGACCCAATGAAGAGTTCGAGGTATTAGATGGTGAAGACCTTTTGCCCAAGAATGCCTACACCACCAACGGTGCTCTATCCAAGATGTTGGCCAAAACAGTGGATGGAATTTCGAAAACTTTGGGCATGGGATCCAATGAAATTGCTGATGTGGTGACCACCACTACTACCACCACCGCAAGACCGGCATTTACCACCCCCAGTTATCAATGGCAAAGCACTACTGTGGCACGCAAGTTGAAGAAGTTTATCACTAGTACCACGGCGGCGGCAACCATGGGTACCTCCCCCACTACCACCTCAACGacgaccaccaccaccaccacggcTTTGCCGATCACCTCACCATTGGCGACAACAACGACCACAGAATTACCCTTTAACAGTTACCAGCATTTGTATACGACGACTGCCTCACCCGCTGCTGCAATGGCCGCCGCCGCCGATCACTTGGCCGCCTCCAATGGAGGAGCGTCTGAAGCGGCTGCAACTGCTGCCTCATCATTTGATAGCTCTCATGTGGCCTCTAGTGTAGCCTCATTTTTCTCTTCACTCATCTCTAGCACCCCATCACCCATCACAACTACCACCACCAACAATCCCATCACTGTCTCCTCCTCCATGACGGACAAAGCCACCGAGAATTCATTTGGCCTCATTAACAATCTCATGGAAAATAGTTTCCAAACCTTTTCCGGCATCTCCCATCCCGAAGCCGCTAGTATTGTGACCtttgaaaattatgaaaatctgGACAACATCTATCCCGCCGCCCTATCCTCCAATGTGGGTACCTTAAACTCCACTGCCTGTGGTCGTGTGGACATTATGGGCACCATTGTGTACGATTCGGCTCCCTATCTGTATCCCTTCATCATAGAATATTCCCTCATTGGCGCCGTTGTCCTCTATGTGATGTGGAAGCATATTGGACGTTATCCTGGACGCATGAACGACGACGACTTGGAACATCGCCTAGAGGTTATGCTCTCGCGGCGTGCTGTGGCCATGGCCCAGCAGGCTCGTTCTGGTCGCGTGGACTGCGTTGGCTCTTCGAAAGGTTTATTCTTTGGTCTATTGTTGTTGGTGGGTGCTTTGATATGTTTGATACTCTTCTTCGTCTTGGTGCGTCATCAGCAGTTCTCGTTGCTGGCCATCTATTTGGCCGATGCCAGTCATTGTATTTTAATGGTATTTGCCATATTGGCCATAATCATAGGTTTTATAAGGTAATATTCAAGTCCTCCTCCAATCATAGTTAAGAAATTTGCTTCTAACCTTGTTTTGGTATTTCTGTTTACAGAGTTAAGAATCTGAAATTCCGCTGCGAGGAACAATCCAACTTGAATGACATTCTCTTGCGCATCTCCGCTTTCGGCCTCTTCACCTATTCCGTATTCTCTGTGATCTCGGGCAGCCTCAAAGTTTTGGAACACGAACCCAGCCTCTTGGTTACCACCACCAGCGCCGTTGCCGTTCTGCAGGTCATCCTTCAGTTGTTGTTCATTGCCGATGTTTCCCGCCGTCGCGTCCATTTGCCCGAACATGATCGCAGCAAACCCGGTCGTCAAATTGTCACCTTCCTTTTGATCTGCAATGTGGCCATGTTCGCCATTTACACTTTCGATGCTCAAAAAGTATACGCCAATCCCGTAAGTAGATATGTACGTGAgcaatattgagctaaaatggAGATTTATGTATGTGTGCTAAAAAACAATTCCTTGAATTTTTTCTTATCTTTTATTCTATATTTTTTTGTGAATGATTTTATGTGTCCAGTAGAAGAGAGAAGCATTCACTTATAAATGGTTATTCTTGTAGATGAGAGCTTCATAATTGTGATATACTGCATATTTCAAAGAAAGCGGAACATTTGGAATGAAATAATAAACATTAAAAGACTATTTTTTacgcaaaaatttataaaaacacgaaaaaaaattaaaaattaatttaaattttgtttataacttAACTAGgtcaaaaaatttcatataaaatatctctaaatattcatctgagaacCTTGATACCATTAAATTTATGTCTGTCGAACATATACATCTTACTGATTTATGCCCAATTGGACCAttaaatataaactgatccccagatttgatttTTAAGTACTTTCCAAATTTGGAATACGTAGTACAATTTTGCCTTGCCGTTTGTCCATGTACATATTATATGCACAATAGATTgatcaaggcgtatttaataaggtggccgcatcggcgaatttcCACAACAAagcctcttttttttttaatttgatatgTCAACATTTGTAAAAAAGGCAAAGAAAATTCCATTCGCCCTGACATTTAAAAGTTTCGACGAATTTTTTACGACCAATTAGAGCAAGAGGaaagaagtttattaatttttgagtgtcaagaaaacatatatttaaagaagtaaaaaggcgttaagttcggccgggccgaactttggatacccaccacctcgggtatatatgtaaaccacctttcatcaaaatccggtgaaaatttaataccttatgtcccatagcagttatatcgtaatatgttccgatttggaccaaatattaataagtacagtagctatatctaaaaaaaaaaaatctaaaccatgtacgacacggatgtcgaaaagcctgacataagtcactgtgtcaaatttcaatgaaatcggattataaatgcgccttttatggggccaaggctttgaattgagatatcggtctacatggcagctatatccaaatctagaccgagttgggccaagttgcagaaaagtgttgaggagcctaacacaaagcacggtcccaatttcagcaaaatcggataataaatgtggcatttatcggtcgatcgatcggtctatatggcagctatatccaaatctggaccgatctgagccaaattgacgaaggatgtcgaagggcctaacacaactcactttcccaaatttcagatatatcggataattaatgtggcttttataggcctaggcccctaaatcggaggatcggtctatatggcagctatatccaaatctggaccgatctgggccaaattaacgaaggatgtcgaagggcctaacacaactcactgtcccaaatatcagcaatatcggataataaatgtggcttttatgggcgtaagactctaaatcggaggatcggtctatatggctgctatatccaaatctggaccgatctggaccaaattaagaaacgatgtcggaaggcctagcacaactcactgtcccaaatttcagcaaaatcggataataaatgtggcttttatgggcctaagaccttaaatcggcggatcggtctatatgggggctatatcaagatatagtccgatatggcccatcatcgaatttaacctgcttagagacaaaaaaagaatctgtgcaaagtttcagctcaatatctctatttttaaagacgggcatgtctagatcgtcttagatttttacgctgatcaagaatatatatactttataaggtcggaaatggatatttcgatgcgttgcaaacggaatgacaaaatgaatataccccatccttcggtggtgggtataaaaatgttccaaATACCAATTAGCTCCAGAGGCTTCACCCACAAaactggctggaacattgaggtccgatctgtgtggtgtccatTGCTGCCAcgtgagctaccgggcgcttccACTGGTTGgggataatggaatgctccatacagagtagctgcaatggcagtcacggacaatcagcggtatcgagccataataaataaatactgagtgcctatgatgctcgggTTATTGGCGCATGTAATAACCAGTGGACACCCTGTTCCCTAAATGgttcatataggtccatgtttttatctagctgccatataaaccgatcttggattttgacttgagtcactagaaggcgcaactattatcccatttggctgaaattttgcataaaatgttttgttatgatttccaacaacttttctgagtatggttgaaaacggttcatattctgatatagctgtcatttaaacccatctggggtcttgacttcttcagccactagagggcgcaatttttattcgatttttgcatgacgtgtttcgttatgattttcaacaactgtgctaagcgtggttccaatcggaccatatcctgatttagcagccatataaaccgatcttagatcttgatttcttagccactagagggcgcaattcttcccgatttggctgaaattttgaatcacgtgttttgttatgacatccaaaaactgtgtcaaatatggtctgaatcgtttaataccctgatgtagctgccatataaaccgatctgggatcttgacgtcttcaGGCTCTAGGAGGCGCCATTActatatcagatttggctaaaattttatacaacgtcttctcaacttacgtgtcaaatatggtttgaatcggtgtatagcctgatacagctcccatataaaccgatctcctattttacttcttgagcccctaaagggcgcaattcttattcgaattgaatgacattttacacaatgactccaACATTCAATACAATAATGATCCGAAtgggacaataacttgatacatctccgatagcataacaattattttcatttatcctttgtttgcctaaatataAAAAGATTTGGCCAGGCTGAACTTGGCATACTTTTAATTggcataccctacaccactactgtggtacaggttattataacttagtgaatttgtttgtaacacctagaaggaagaaagatagacccattgataagtataacgaTGGACTCAGACTCactttcgatttagctatgtccgtctgtctgtctgtctctccgtctgtccatgtttatttgtgtacaaagtataggccgcaattttcgtccgatcgtcttcaaatttgacacaagatttcatatttggatataggtcccatatacagtggcatagaaaaattttcctacCCCACTGACAAAAACACACTATACAAAACGAATTTTCtgaatgaaaagtttttctgtCAAATATCTTTTGTGCTAAAAGTTTTTACTACGGTTCCCAACATTATAATTAGTTAACATTTTTAGGGTAAAATCTTACCCTAACTACGTTATAGCCAGTTTACGTAACTTCTATTTCCGAAAAGGTTCgtagacgtatctgtgccaatgtatatgttcgtccgatttggactaaaattacaattatatcgtcatttgtgaacccattctcacaaaatttcgcacgagcGGATCTCTTATAAATCTCCACATtattggagaatttcatagaaatcggttctgatttagagatagctcccatatatataatcgtccaatttggactaaaattgcaaatttatcGTCATTTTTAAGTccattctcacgaaattttgcatgaggggttctcttatatattatttttcttattttttaatctttaaaaattttatgcaaaaagcCTTTTGAAATATGCCTTATATACACAAAAGTTTCATAAACAAAAATCCCATCTAAATCATAATACATTTTAAATatgattttgtaaaaaaaacaactttgttTGCTTTTATATCACAACAtgtcaacacacacacacataaacataTCTTCATTATATTGcttaaaatcatttaaattcCCCACTGAGTACTCCCTTGCCTTTTCATTGTTTAAAAGAAAATCacaagagaaaaattaaaaaacatttaattaatatacattatttttatcaTAACAGGTGCAATTGGACTTTTATGGCTTTGTGCCATGGGCCATCATACAGCGTGTAACACTGCCACTGTGCATTTTCCATCGATTCCATAGCGCTGTAACACTAGCCGAGATCTGGAAGACCACCTATAAAGCGCGTTTGGAGTAAATCAATTAAACACCGATCGAAACATCACCGCCAacaccaccacaacaacaacaacaacaaaattaccacaacaacacaacaaaacaaaaacattcaattacatttaaggaaattttttgggaaaaaaccaaaccaaaccaacaacaaaagctagtaaagaagaagaaaaaaccgaCTTTTTTGaaggcagaaaaaaaaatattatcagAAAATGTTAGTGAATCGTAAAAACAAAACTCAATATTAatgaaaaggaaaaataaatataaaaaataattcgaCCCCCTTCCCTCCTCCactcaacaaaacaaaattaaatatataaatatatttagttAAAAAGAAATCGTATAAATTTAACAATGCCATATAATGCACCAAAATAGTAGAGAATGAAAGAAAAACAGATAATTAAAGGAAAACTCTCTTAAATTGTAAGGCAGCCAAGTAAACACAGAATAGAAGCTATAAACAAGCCGGAATAGAATCTGGATCTGAATCTCAAGCAAGCAACGGTCAACGCGCAGTAATGGAAATTAAAACACAgacgaaacaaaaaaacatcCTTACGGACCATTTTATGGAGTTTATAGAAgacccaaaaaaatatttaaaagaaaaatgaaaaaattaataccaaaaaacccaagcaaataaaacatttgaatattataaaataaaaaatatacatttataaacataaaaaaacagATGAACACACAACCCAACAAATCgaacaaaaccaaacaaaatcaaatattaaaattaaaaaaaagaaaacaaaaaaaattaaaaatgtgtatttattaaaaacaaaaaactttttgtaTTATGTTAAGTTAACATTattaacaatgaaaaaaaaaacaaacaaaaacaacatacatatttgtattttacaaaacaaaaaaaaaaaaccaaccgaAACCCATGAAGTATTTCTCATCTCTTTTTCTGTGGTGTTTTAAACGACATTGGCAAAGAAATCTCAAGAAAtctcaaaatattttgaatgttttcatttctttgagttatttttttgactgatttgtaaatttttttttactatattATTACTATTATAATTTTTCTTCAAGATATTGTGTTATAAGTTATATATgctatattaaaaaaacaaataaattgaaTGAGAAAAAACCAcactaaaacaaacaaaataaattgacATCCTTTTTAAcgacatttttttctttgagtgtaatattaaattataaatttaaaactaagtcataatttgtagtttttaaaagtataaacaatacaaaaaagaaaagaacaaaataaaacaccccccatttaaatgaaatcaaataaaatataaaaaagtacttaaaacatttcatttttcattttttcacaACAAAGCAAGAATCCTAGAAAAACAATTGCCtgattttcctttaaaaaattctCTAGAAAGCAGGGTTGCCGTTatatattttcgaaaatttgttttaaaccgGTTTGGTATTGTACACGGAAAAAAGCTTCACAAAAAAtgcttcaattaaaaatttaattgaaaataaaatcattttcaattaaaaatttgattgaaaataaaatcattttcaattaaaaaaattaattgattcaatcattttttaattgaacattatttcttttttaattacagtcgtgattgaaatttttactattttcagtgaaattgatttaataaattttttaattgaatctgaaatttttttcaatcataGTCGGATTGAAAAtgttgtaattttcaattaaaaaactaattgtttcaatcatttttttaattcgaatcttaaacaattttcaagtatgaatattatatataattgaacattattttttacaatttttgctattttcaa includes:
- the LOC106083856 gene encoding uncharacterized protein LOC106083856 isoform X11, producing the protein MGNGGEVKVATVDVEGGDNMATLPVSRSHTTGSTDSAEKNNAANKEMELKNVMPQPLQRTSLFIVTSLVYAIILIVVCIAYVISDVTTHRLPVLYYESFFTYLYGVSILFLLYVFCFLLQESSCCNGGNNQPKSPKKEKKSKKKEKDPADSKDAKGSKDSGKSGKPSPYQALYGKLSTCCKGVAVFVYIVILIALIFHFILVFHWTVSMVVFLILLILHYLLIPKFLRASDTQVDAEVAVTPKNTRKRKTTHSDLTHGSFFLRVGAIAFGLGAMIYIGLEFGSFFEIPFDSPCHHILIGVNPLLQMIFTFMQMYFIFMNARLNIHRFKVIARFGLMHVVATNICVWIRTLVKESLLEITLYHQRRESDPNESSIGQSIRQHALRHAGTVLRTHYGPNEEFEVLDGEDLLPKNAYTTNGALSKMLAKTVDGISKTLGMGSNEIADVVTTTTTTTARPAFTTPSYQWQSTTVARKLKKFITSTTAAATMGTSPTTTSTTTTTTTTALPITSPLATTTTTELPFNSYQHLYTTTASPAAAMAAAADHLAASNGGASEAAATAASSFDSSHVASSVASFFSSLISSTPSPITTTTTNNPITVSSSMTDKATENSFGLINNLMENSFQTFSGISHPEAASIVTFENYENLDNIYPAALSSNVGTLNSTACGRVDIMGTIVYDSAPYLYPFIIEYSLIGAVVLYVMWKHIGRYPGRMNDDDLEHRLEVMLSRRAVAMAQQARSGRVDCVGSSKGLFFGLLLLVGALICLILFFVLVRHQQFSLLAIYLADASHCILMVFAILAIIIGFIRVKNLKFRCEEQSNLNDILLRISAFGLFTYSVFSVISGSLKVLEHEPSLLVTTTSAVAVLQVILQLLFIADVSRRRVHLPEHDRSKPGRQIVTFLLICNVAMFAIYTFDAQKVYANPVSRYVQLDFYGFVPWAIIQRVTLPLCIFHRFHSAVTLAEIWKTTYKARLE